One stretch of Thermoleophilaceae bacterium DNA includes these proteins:
- a CDS encoding ion channel, translated as MPESTFTSRSPPLGMTREPGERWSRFARRIANAFGLVLLLVLLTYVFASVTAYSGWAAVVTVALAAASAAIALASARARPPLVRWGARLAAVAVLLAVINAAVGSSPLLGVSSLIQMLLLTVAAGAVLRAVVTETEVGFRTILGAISVYLIFGLLFTFLYVGVDRLQSGPFFAGVSHLGRGDYVFFSFTTLTTTGYGNLVPANQPGKMFSGLEMLLGQIFLVTLIAGLVSLWRPGQVMRLRREDSKAPEA; from the coding sequence ATGCCGGAGTCCACCTTCACGAGCCGGTCACCGCCCCTCGGCATGACCCGAGAGCCCGGCGAGAGGTGGTCGCGCTTCGCGCGGCGCATCGCCAACGCCTTCGGCCTCGTGCTGCTGCTGGTGCTGCTCACGTACGTGTTCGCGTCGGTCACGGCTTACTCAGGCTGGGCGGCGGTGGTGACGGTGGCGCTTGCGGCCGCGTCCGCGGCCATTGCACTCGCGTCCGCGCGGGCGCGGCCGCCGCTGGTGCGCTGGGGGGCGCGGCTCGCCGCGGTGGCCGTGCTCCTGGCCGTGATCAACGCCGCGGTGGGATCGTCCCCGCTGCTCGGGGTGAGCTCTCTGATCCAGATGCTGCTCCTCACTGTGGCCGCTGGCGCCGTGCTGCGCGCGGTTGTGACGGAGACGGAGGTGGGCTTCAGAACGATCCTCGGCGCGATCAGCGTCTACCTGATCTTCGGGCTGCTGTTCACGTTCCTCTACGTCGGGGTCGACCGGCTCCAGTCCGGGCCTTTCTTCGCCGGGGTGTCGCATCTCGGGCGCGGCGACTACGTGTTCTTCAGCTTCACCACGCTCACCACCACCGGCTACGGCAATCTCGTGCCGGCGAACCAGCCGGGCAAGATGTTCTCGGGGCTCGAGATGCTGCTCGGGCAGATCTTCCTGGTCACCCTGATCGCCGGGCTCGTGAGCCTGTGGCGGCCGGGGCAGGTGATGCGGCTGCGCCGGGAGGACTCCAAGGCTCCGGAGGCGTGA